From one Streptomyces sp. Q6 genomic stretch:
- a CDS encoding arabinogalactan endo-1,4-beta-galactosidase, translated as MRRRTVLTAAATALAAPVLGATPASANSASPPSAAARRGLEIRGCDISSLPKDEDFGAVYRYPNGRRADAVRILADHGVTHARLKVWVDPADGYNTKKRILPLAKRLKKAGIGIWVDFHYSDTWADPSKQFKPAAWEGLDVAGLTRAVHDHTSDVLGALVRQGTPADLVQVGNEINGGLLWPEGKNWGEGSGGWDTTAAFLKAGLQAARDTTPRVRTMLHIASGGDNATSRWWFDEAVAHGLDFDIIAQSYYPFWHGDLATAAANFADLSARYGKPVVIAETAYPFTLESEDATNDILYSESQLTEGFPATPAGQAAWLRAVADLQANVPDGKGLGYCYWEGVWTYREGDGWDPADPASGNAWENLALFDFDDRALPALRTLGGYRA; from the coding sequence ATGCGCAGACGTACGGTCCTGACCGCAGCGGCCACCGCGCTGGCCGCTCCCGTCCTGGGCGCGACCCCCGCGTCGGCGAACAGCGCGTCGCCGCCCTCCGCCGCCGCCCGCCGCGGCCTGGAGATCCGGGGCTGCGACATCTCCTCGCTGCCCAAGGACGAGGACTTCGGCGCGGTCTACCGCTACCCGAACGGGCGGCGCGCCGACGCCGTCCGCATCCTCGCCGACCACGGCGTCACCCACGCCCGGCTGAAGGTCTGGGTGGACCCGGCCGACGGCTACAACACCAAGAAGCGGATCCTGCCGCTGGCCAAGCGACTGAAGAAGGCCGGCATCGGCATCTGGGTCGACTTCCACTACTCGGACACGTGGGCCGACCCGTCGAAGCAGTTCAAGCCCGCCGCCTGGGAGGGCCTCGACGTCGCGGGCCTGACCCGCGCGGTCCACGACCACACGTCCGACGTCCTGGGCGCCCTGGTGCGGCAGGGCACCCCGGCCGACCTGGTGCAGGTCGGCAACGAGATCAACGGCGGTCTGCTGTGGCCCGAGGGCAAGAACTGGGGCGAGGGATCGGGCGGCTGGGACACCACGGCGGCGTTCCTCAAGGCAGGTCTCCAGGCGGCGCGTGACACGACGCCCCGCGTCCGCACGATGCTGCACATCGCCTCCGGCGGCGACAACGCGACGTCCCGCTGGTGGTTCGACGAGGCCGTCGCCCACGGCCTCGACTTCGACATCATCGCCCAGTCGTACTACCCGTTCTGGCACGGCGACCTGGCGACGGCGGCCGCCAACTTCGCGGACCTGTCGGCCCGTTACGGCAAGCCCGTGGTGATCGCCGAGACGGCGTACCCGTTCACGCTGGAGAGCGAGGACGCCACCAACGACATCCTGTACAGCGAGTCCCAGCTGACCGAGGGCTTCCCGGCGACCCCGGCCGGCCAGGCCGCCTGGCTCCGCGCGGTCGCCGACCTGCAGGCGAACGTGCCCGACGGCAAGGGGCTCGGCTACTGCTACTGGGAGGGAGTGTGGACGTACCGGGAGGGCGACGGCTGGGACCCGGCGGACCCGGCGTCCGGCAACGCCTGGGAGAACCTGGCCCTCTTCGACTTCGACGACCGGGCCCTCCCGGCGCTGAGGACCCTGGGCGGCTACCGCGCGTAG
- a CDS encoding glycoside hydrolase family 53 protein yields MQRRTLLKAAAAGVTAPALLTATGTPASAASSLSIRGIDFSSVPKAEALGAVWRQSDGTQINPVQLLSRAGITHARLKVWVNPADGYNNKARILPMAVRLNRWGIKTIIDFHYSDTWADPGNQTKPAAWSSFSVSQLSTAVSTHTADVLGALTAQGTPADLVQIGNEINGGMLWDTGNWNNLDNLAAFLTSGINAARATTPGVRTVLHLANGGTQSLYQWFFDAMKARGVNWDVIGMSFYPYWHGTLGDLAANLSYVTNRYGTPAFVAETAYPWTLADQDGTANLVNSADQLTSGYPASSTGQNAWVKAVADTVAATPGGKGLGYCYWEGFWTATTGNGWDPTNAASGNNWENQALFDHNDVALPALYTIGSYRA; encoded by the coding sequence ATGCAAAGACGCACCTTGCTCAAGGCCGCGGCGGCAGGCGTCACCGCCCCCGCCCTCCTCACCGCCACCGGTACCCCCGCCTCCGCCGCGAGCTCCCTCTCCATCCGCGGCATCGACTTCTCCTCCGTGCCGAAGGCGGAGGCCCTCGGAGCCGTCTGGCGCCAGTCCGACGGCACCCAGATCAACCCGGTCCAGCTGCTCTCCCGCGCCGGCATCACCCACGCCCGTCTGAAGGTCTGGGTCAACCCGGCCGACGGTTACAACAACAAGGCCCGCATCCTGCCGATGGCCGTGCGCCTCAACCGCTGGGGCATCAAGACGATCATCGACTTCCACTACTCGGACACCTGGGCCGACCCCGGCAACCAGACCAAGCCCGCCGCCTGGTCCTCCTTCTCGGTCTCCCAGCTCAGCACCGCCGTCTCGACCCACACCGCCGACGTCCTGGGCGCCCTCACCGCACAGGGCACCCCCGCCGACCTCGTGCAGATCGGCAACGAGATCAACGGCGGCATGCTCTGGGACACCGGCAACTGGAACAACCTCGACAACCTCGCCGCGTTCCTGACCTCCGGCATCAACGCGGCCCGCGCCACCACCCCGGGCGTCCGCACGGTCCTGCACCTCGCCAACGGCGGCACGCAGAGCCTCTACCAGTGGTTCTTCGACGCCATGAAGGCGCGCGGCGTCAACTGGGACGTCATCGGCATGTCGTTCTACCCGTACTGGCACGGCACGCTCGGCGACCTCGCGGCCAACCTCTCGTACGTCACGAACCGTTACGGCACCCCGGCGTTCGTCGCCGAGACCGCCTACCCGTGGACGCTCGCCGACCAGGACGGCACCGCCAACCTCGTCAACTCCGCCGACCAGCTCACCTCCGGCTACCCGGCCAGCTCCACCGGCCAGAACGCCTGGGTCAAGGCCGTCGCGGACACCGTCGCCGCCACCCCCGGCGGCAAGGGCCTCGGCTACTGCTACTGGGAGGGCTTCTGGACGGCCACCACCGGCAACGGCTGGGACCCGACCAACGCGGCGTCCGGCAACAACTGGGAGAACCAGGCGCTGTTCGACCACAACGACGTGGCCCTCCCTGCGCTCTACACCATCGGCTC